Below is a genomic region from Helianthus annuus cultivar XRQ/B chromosome 2, HanXRQr2.0-SUNRISE, whole genome shotgun sequence.
TGATGATGTTGGTCCGTGATCTGATGATGACAGTCCGTAATTTGATGATGATGGTCCGAGATGGCTTGATGATGGTCCGAAATGCTTGATGATGATCCGAGATGCCTTGATGATGGTCCGAAATGACTTGAAGATGATCCAAGATCAGGCAATCTTTAAGTCCGAGATGGCTGATGATCCGAAATGATCCGGAATGCGATGAAGACAGTCCGAGATCAGATGAAGACAGTCCGAGATGCACTGAAATAGTCCAGAAACCTCCAGAAGTCGGAACAGTAGCATAGAAATGGAACAATAGCAGTATCCAGCAACGAGATATCAGATCCGAGCCTAGAAATCAGGTTcgcaaggctctgataccaattgtaagtcccaaAACCGAGATCACAATGATATCGCACAACTCGTAAGGTGGCGGAATCACACTAACAAGTTGCAAAGAAACAAAGAGATGAAAGAAGGATGATTATGTATTCAAAAGCTTCAAATCTTGCATACAAATGATTGTCTAATACAAGATCTACCAAAATCACCACCATGCACCTATGACATAACCTTCTATTTATAGTAATAGGTTAGGGAGGAGGCTCCCTAAACCCCAGGCCGAAGCTACCCAAAAAGCCCATTTACAACCATTAACCCCAAACTCCTACTAATCCACTAAACTACTCATCCATAAACTTTTAAGGGCCTAACATACTCACttgcctttagtggagttttcctacaataatagctatcacaccagcattcaggccgcccaatttgaagctttatatgggctaAAGTGTCGGTCCCCATTGTGTTGGGCAGAGACTGGAGATAAATAGCTTATCTGTCCAGAATTGGttcaagaaaccacagacaagattgctcagatacgtgATCGTATCAAGTCAGCTCGTGATAGATAGAAGAGCTACGCCGATAGACGGCGCAAACCCTTGGAATTCGAGGTTGGagacatggttttgttgaaagtctcaccttggaaaggcaTAGTAAGATTTggaaaacgtggaaagttgaacccgcgtTACATTGGACCCTTCGAAATTTTGGAAAGGATCGGAACCATTGCATACAAGCGGAAGTTTCCAGAAGAACTTCCTAGTGTCCACGACATGTCTCACGTGTCTAAACTCAAGAAAAGTGTTACTCAAGAAACATTCGTCATTCCCGCATACAAGATTCAGGTCAACGACAAACTCCAATTcaccgaagaacctgttgaggttatgGACTGGAAGGTCCACAAAACATGGAGAAGTCGTattaaactcgtcaaagttcgttggaactcacgtcacgGCCCCGAGTttacgtgggaacgtgaagaccagatCAAGTCTGAGTACCCGCATTTatttcacaactcccctgcaaCCGATAACgcagcttgaatttcgggacgaaattcttttaacggggggagaatgtgacaactgccactatTCGTGTAATTCCGTACAAGTCTAAGTACCTGCATTTGTACCAGATGGTTGTGCATTATGAACTTATGATATGTATGATTTCATGTTTTAGTTTCAAGGAACTCACAAAAACATTTCATGATGCATGCTACTTACTATTATTAAATGCGACTCGAAATAGTTTAAACAGTGCACAAACATAACTAGCACACTTATCAGATAAACTAGTAGTACTGACAGGAGTTTAGTACTCTGACAGACAGTATGTTTAGGACACAGATTGAGTCCCAGAAACCATGATATGCTAGAACTTTATGTAAGAAAACAAGGGTTTATGAAACTGCGTTCTGAGTGACAAGTAAACACTAGAAACTGGCCGAAACTAGCACTAAACAGTACAATTTAGCAAAATTCAGGAAAAATCAAGATTTGTCTTATGTTATAGTCAGAAACATTGCTAGAATGTTCAGAACGACTTAAAAGATGTTGAAAGTATTAACATGGCATAGTTACACAATATAATGTACAAGTTACTAATGTTAACTTTTTAAACTATTTGATAACCAAACGGACACCCGATCACATCTAGAAACATCCTACAAACTAGTTAACTATATTTTTACAACATTGAAGCTAATTATGGTCTAaagcattatgtttcacatcaaGAATCAATAAACACTAAAACCTTCTAACTTATAACATTCCTAACATACAATATACACTTAACAAAATTAAACCACAACATACACCCCCCCCATCTTGACCGTCCACTAGGGACCCCACCCCCTTAAACCATGTTGACTAATGCATTGTATAGTCAAAGATTCTTCTTAGATATCCAAGGGGTAATTAAGTGGAGGGAAATTATAATCCTTTGGTTAATAAACCTTATCTTAACCTTAAAGTCCTCATCATCAAGACATAAATTCACAACATCACCAACACACTTCTCTCACTCCCTTCTCCCTCTTGTTCGGCCGAGAACACCACCACCCCCATCCATCACCTTCATTCAATTTCAAGTTAAACCAAGCTTATCCTAAGGTGCACTAAGGTGAATCAAGAAGGTTGTAAGctttggatcttgaaggacctcacataggagcttttaaccatcaatttttttcatcatcctcttctagttttctaccctagccttgtgctactTGTAAGTGTATCTTGAACCCATTTTACATCTTGTATTAGTAGTTAAAGGTTATGTAGAACTAAAAATCTTAAGATCTCACTAAACCAAGATCATGAACATAAGAACCAAACTAAAAATCATAAGAATACAAGTTTTT
It encodes:
- the LOC110891706 gene encoding uncharacterized protein LOC110891706, coding for MVLLKVSPWKGIVRFGKRGKLNPRYIGPFEILERIGTIAYKRKFPEELPSVHDMSHVSKLKKSVTQETFVIPAYKIQVNDKLQFTEEPVEVMDWKVHKTWRSRIKLVKVRWNSRHGPEFTWEREDQIKSEYPHLFHNSPATDNAA